Part of the Temnothorax longispinosus isolate EJ_2023e chromosome 5, Tlon_JGU_v1, whole genome shotgun sequence genome is shown below.
GGAGACGACGATACAAAGTTTCTTACTGCGCGAACATGCGTCGTACGAGGACCTGTCCCTTATCGGGAACGGCGCTTACGGGACGGTGTACAAAGCTAAGGATAAGACTAGCGGTCAAATCGTAGCACTTAAGAAAGTCAGGATACCTTTGACGGAGGACGGTCTGCCTATGTCCACGCTAAGAGAGATTGCCGCCCTGAAGTCGCTCGAGCGATATGAGCACCCACATATCGTAAGTACCTTTTAATCACAATATAAtctctattaataaaataactacGTACCACGAATATATTGCGAAATCTTCAATATTCTGCATTTTCTAGCAAAAATAGGATAttgttattcattaattatgttcCTAATACTTAATAACGTAAATGTAAcgtaaatacaatatatatgtttgctCTCTTCCCAGGTCAGATTACTGGACGTCTGCCAAGGAGATTATCTTGATTTACCGTCGGGTGACGGTGAACGATCCGAAAGGCTGGACCGTGGTCTCACCCTCTGGTTGGTGTTTGAACACGTTGAAAGAGATCTCGCTTCGTACATTGCTCAGCATCGGAATAGCTCGCCACGATCGGGCATCCCGCCGTATCTCGTGAGGCAAATGTTGAAAGAGATACTCTGCGGGGTAGAGTTCCTACATAGCCATAGAATAATACACAGGGACTTGAAGCCGCAGAACCTTTTGGTAACGCGGGAAGGGAGAATCAAGATCGCGGATTTCGGTCTGGCTAAGACCTACGACTTTGAGATGAGATTAACTTCCGTGGTACGTGGACAGATATAGCATATACAACGTATTACAAATTATGTCGACCACAAATATCTCGACAAATTcagattatattttgattgattacaatatttaaaattaaaattgagcttatttattataatcttttctttaatgAGATTAAAGTGATTTAAAATCAATCGaaaaatattggtttattgatttatacatatatttatattttaactttttaattttaaatattaaatttatcaataataatgtataaagaCAATCGCCGTTTTGTGTTTTACTTTGGTAGCTGtagtttaaagaaaataagcaatgtttgatatatgtattatttaatatcgctATTAATAAAACCTTGTGATATTTTGTACATCTATAGGTTGTAACCCAATGGTATCGAGCACCTGAAGTACTTTTAGGATGTTCCTATGCTACTCCTGTAGATGTTTGGTCTGTCGGATGCATACTGGCAGAACTTTGCAAGCTGGAACCGTTATTCCCAGGTACCAGTGAAGGCGATCAACTGGACAGAATTTTCCAGTGAGTTACACTTTTCTATacttttttcagaataaaatttgcatcttccaatatttttctatacatttCGCGCCCTTCCGTTTTTTAGAGTTTTGGGTACTCCGTCGCAGCAAGCGTGGCCAGAGAATGTATCGCTCAGTTGGACAGCTTTCCCATACAGACAACCCAGACCTCTCGGTGCAATAATACCAGATCTCAGCGAACATGGATTAGACTTAATAAGGAATATGCTCATGTTTGATCCTCATAGTCGTATAACTGCAGCTCAAGCCGTAAGACACCGATACTTTTCCGAGGAGGGCGTACAATGACTGTGAAGTTATGTAGACTTATTGCTGGATTAATCTGGCAAACTCAGACtgacataattatattcagGAAgagaagtatatatatatgtataatgtatatgtatctatgtatatatatatatatatatatatatatatatatatatatatatcatttaaacCTACTACaacagtataaaatattatagtacACACGTAGAATTACTAGTAACACgttgattattaaatatctaatcCGAGTATTAACGATCACTCGTGCATATAAATgctacaatattataaattcaattagcatttaaatttgttatatcgTATTAAATAGTCATTATACATATCCCTTACTTTTACACAACTAGCCTTGCGTAATTAAGTTATTaacagtaaatatataataacctaataagtttaagaaataagctccataatatttaagttaatttatCCTAGGTACCTTTATGTACAATGTGAAGATGagacgattattattattatttttgatatgttatttatttacataataatgtCTTAACGTTTCAGTCAGTTGTCTTTTTATAATGACGTTATGAATTATACCTCTcagtaacttttttttttatttcacagcAGTTATTACTTAGCGGTTAATAGTTTAATTGTATGCACGACATTTGCATTAGTTACGTAAAATACGCGTAGTTGCGGCAAATCCTATTAGAGATACAAAAAAGCGATTATATGTATGACATACCTAACTTAAGTTTTGATTCGATGTGAAATTAgtgtaaatttaattgtaagataacgctatgtatattttttttatataagtagaATTACTTTTCTAAGACTGGGGCCTTTTGCGACCCATTAGGGACACGGGAATGATTTAAAGATCTTCCGAAGAAAACCAGAAAGCGCACTGCCATTATACTTTGTATGTACCATATGAGCCATTGCAATCATTAATagcgtatttttattactgtacAATATCGACGACACGTGTATAAAGCAataagtaacaataatatttatgtgcCCTTAGGGTGCATTATTGTGTTAAGAATGTCGAAAATGGATAAGCGCATTATTAAGAGAAGACTGTCctatgaaataaaagttttatagttTTACATGCAGGACTCTGGCCTGTAAGTCTGTAATCTCCCCGTGATATGTTCATCTGTAAACTTGCCGACTTTTTACAATGTCGTAAAGAAATGTGGAAAGCGATCTGttgaaaaaggaaagagcGTGCGTTTAGTTGGTTCTCAGCAGTAGTCTGGATTTGAAA
Proteins encoded:
- the LOC139812804 gene encoding cyclin-dependent kinase 4, encoding MAGRSRRSSTELEPDLSAPTAPKRPKQSETSSESSGEEHLTEVESTEAPPTTSEISLQAEVVLVREGDKRLSDVTEEQAGTSKQSVLIGETSPPESTETDLPERESETAPIPSTSREEPEEQLGTLKSIVMKYSDQGELSGPSGKRSEETTIQSFLLREHASYEDLSLIGNGAYGTVYKAKDKTSGQIVALKKVRIPLTEDGLPMSTLREIAALKSLERYEHPHIVRLLDVCQGDYLDLPSGDGERSERLDRGLTLWLVFEHVERDLASYIAQHRNSSPRSGIPPYLVRQMLKEILCGVEFLHSHRIIHRDLKPQNLLVTREGRIKIADFGLAKTYDFEMRLTSVVVTQWYRAPEVLLGCSYATPVDVWSVGCILAELCKLEPLFPGTSEGDQLDRIFQVLGTPSQQAWPENVSLSWTAFPYRQPRPLGAIIPDLSEHGLDLIRNMLMFDPHSRITAAQAVRHRYFSEEGVQ